GATTTTGAGATTTCGAGACAGAAGCTTAAATTATAAAATCGAATTTCTAATATCTCTAGCATATAAGGAGTACAAATCTGAATTCTtgttcatttttcttctttgttCAGTTTTGATATTGTATGAATTAAAGTTGTGTcagcatttaaaaatcaagttccCAGTGTATGAAATATGAATTCGTGTAAAGATGTTACAGGAGGATCATAGCAATAAAGTATACAAAGTCTGGGATTGCCTGCAGAACAAAGCTTTTAAAGACTTCATGTGAGAACCCTTAACCTACCACTACAATTTTAAATGACAGTCGAGTGGATTATGAATGGCAATCAAGAGGCCATTAGCTTATCATTCAAAGTGACACAAAGCTGCCATTATTcagaatttgaacaaagtcgTAACAGCTGAATTTTTACAATTTACGTCGTAAATTTTTTTCCCAGTAAAAACGCTACCTGTTTTTTTGTTTACCCAACAtacactcttttttttttttttttacaatttacgggtaataaaatcatgaaatggataaaattaaatatgaataaTAGAATGAAGAAAGATGGTTATTTCTTTCAAATGTAAAAGAATCCATTTTGtataatcaatatttttttgcaCAATTTATATAAATTAGCTGTCAAAGCACATGCGTTTATGTATAATATACGTAAATCTTTAATACATACTAGTTAATAtgcacacgcgatgcgtgtgtgtacagtctttttttatcataatcgatggactaaagtgaaatttgacaaattatggaaggactaaattgatattttaaatattaaaataaaaataaaagtgtgtgtggaaatttaaaaaacaaaaacaaaaaacaaaattgtaatattagtatcatataaaggtaaagttggaagaaaaagttggtTTCCTTCCTAGTTGGTTACTATCATGTCCTCAACTTTAATAGAATAGAATAGATTTAACGGTATGTACCAgcaattattatataaataggAGTGGTGTCAAAAACACACTTATAAGGTAAGACAACACAAACGATTTGATCCAAACCTAGCCTAACATTCAATTTTCCTCCCATAAAAAACCGCTTTTTTGTAGTGAGACATTGAAACGAAAGCAGATAAACAAATTAAAACCATTCAATAATCTATTCATTAATTCATTAAAAGAAACGCAAAATATTATGAAGCACCAAAGTTTATTAAAaccaatacaaaatatcatgaaggagcacaaaaaataataattattaaatgaacaaaAATGAGGACAAAACCATAAGGgccacatatacatatatactagtAGAAAAGCACGTGTGTTGCACATGAGTAACAAATTTGAGTGCACTATGAATATTGGACGTAAATTAGCAAATCAATGTAGGCAAATAATTTTTCACAAATCAttcaataataaatattatttcacAGTTTATCTATCATTTCAAACAACCACGGTTTAATTTCTCCAATCTTTTCCGCGtttgattttttaattattgaatattcttttcatctttttaaatttttttatttttcttgcttCTTTGTACGATTAAATtcatcaatatcatcataatatttgattttcatgtttctttttcatcattagattttatttttattaatctcTTTGATATTTTCCTTACTATATTCTTATGGCTttcttattttgtttattttattcGTTTCCATTTCGAGTCTTACTCCATTTTATTTCCTCTTGTTTTTTCTTGAAGACTCATTTGGTTTCTCCACATCATTCACCACAAATGACAACACATCATTGTTCTTAGTAACAAATTTGTCTAATGTGAaatgaaaattatgatattttttgttTGGTTCTCTATTATTCTGTTTATGTTTAGACATATATTTTCTCTATAAATGAACTAAACTTATACTTAAACAAGTTTTTTGCTCTCTTTTTTGGACACATACAGACAATTAACAATCATAAAAAAATCAGTCCAATATTACGCTTACAGAACTATCATTTATTTTATGTCCCAACGTATTTATATATTCCACCGAAAAATCTGTTATATATTTACAGATTACTATTCTTTTACAAGATAAATGACAAGCACTACAACCTCAAAACTAGTCTATGACGCCTTAAATTTTAGGTTGTGCATCACTCTAAATCAAATAAtagtaatttaaatttttccttcaaatgcATTGGATAATTAtgtctcaaaataataaaaatttaaatgaataaataataaataaacgtAAACGAAACAgacaaatcaataattaaaatcagaGGATAGGAGTTCTTCTTATCATATCtaaatacaaataataaaaTGTGATAAAAAAGAACACATATCTATAtagcaaatttaaaatataaaataaattttttactaGTTTCTATTTTTAAGAAATGACATTTACTTCGACGTCATAATTCAATTATTCATAAGTAATAAAAACTTTGATTTACAATCATGTGTTTCAAACAAAATTAGAGGAAAAAATAGTGATTATTATTACTACTAGTGTTAATTACAGGGATTGCATTAGATATAATTCCCTGAAGATGatatagtattttattttttattcacgtgttttttataaatataactaattaaaatttgatgaagTAACGAAACTATGAAGAAAGTTTGCCATTTTATTTATAACCGGAGAAGATTACCCACTACAAAAGAAGATTAATaggtttaatttttttaaacattcatTTTCAAATTGTTTAGAATATTTTGGTTGTCACTTCAAACTCTACATAAAATACCTGTATGAACAAGTCCACCGGAGTTGGTACGTTGATCAAGACAAgagtatatatacatacacgtctattcctctatatatatatattatatatatatatggttttGATATATTGTTCACTACCGTATTCATCTCCATGTCTATCAACAAAGATGTATCAATCATCTATTATATGTATAATCTGAAAAAatttcatcatattcaataaatGGGGGACACCTAATCGATGGACACGGAAGTAGactaacatataaaaattatagatatatgtttgtgtgtgtatatatacatatattttttttggtaTGCGTGTAAGGCCAGACTTTGGAAATACGTGacaccaaaaaataaaataaaatttaggcTGTGTGTGGAAGTCAAAGTCTAAAGAAGAGATCTTTTTATATTGACGGTGTCGCCTTCGGGGTTCAATCTCTTCTAAATTTTCTCAGGAGCTTTTGGAATAAATGAGACAAGAATCATGCCAATAAATGGACTCCTACAGTGAGTGTACTTTGTATCAGTAAACTCTATATATCAAAGAAAACTGCTGATATAAAACATTGGACTATATGTATCCTAGTTTCAGAAATTGAGGAATCATTTCAAGAATTCAGACATCATGAGACACTCAAAGAAAGCTGTTGAAATCTTTTTTTTTGCTGTATTGTTCTTATCAGCCCTCAAATTGAGCTACTGTCAAAGAAATATGACAGAATTATGCATTGAAAAGGAGAAACAATCTCTTCTAAGGTTCAAGAAATCTTTTACTGATCCCTCAAACATGTTGTCCTCCTGGGATACAGAACATGACTGCTGCAAATGGAAAAAAATCGTCTGCGACAGTTCGAAAGGCCATGTTCTTGAACTGAAACTTCAGAGTCCTGATAGGAACTCAAGATTGGGAGGCAAGATTGATCCATCATTGCGTAACCTGAAATTTCTTAGATTTCTTGATATAAGTCAAAATAATTTTGATGGTACTGACATTCCAGATTTTTTCGGGTCACTGGTAAGTCTTGAGTATCTTAATATATCTTCTTGTGGATTTCAAGGAACCATTCCATCCCTGAGGAATCTTTCGAACTTGCGTGGTTTAGGCTTAAGCCAGATGTTAGACGTTGACGATCTTCAATGGTTGTCAAATCTCACTCATTTGGAGTACCTGGACTTGACATATGTGAACATGAGCAAAATACATGATTGGTTAGATATAGTAAACAAGCTACCTTCTTTGATCGAGCTACACCTTTCTGGTTGTAATCTCGATCATTTTTCTCCAATTGATCGCCCAAATTTTTCGTCTCTTGTATTGCTAGATCTTTCTGATAACAATTTTAAATCTTTGGCGCCTGATTGGATTTTTTCTCTGTCTGAATTAGAATCCCTCCAACTACAACAGAACATGTTTGAAGGACCAATTCCAAATGCTACTCATGGTTTGAGTAAACTCCGTTTCCTTGATCTCTCCCGAAACAAGTTTAATTCCACCGTACCTGATTGGATTTTCAGTTGTAGCAATCTCGAGTTTCTATCTTTGAATAACAACTTTCTTTTTGGAGCCATTTCAAATGAAATTGAAAATCTGCGTTCATTGAGAAGTCTCCATTTAAATGTGAATATGCTATCAGGGAGAATCCCAATGGAAGTTGGAAAGTTCTGCAACTTGCAAAATCTTGATCTATCTTTCAACAATTTCGAAGGAAACATCTCCGAAGTTTTTGGAGAAAGTATGTCTGAATGCTTTATAGCTTCCCTGGAGGTGCTAACCGTGAGAGCGAATCGGCTTTCTGGTTTATTAGCTGAACAACTTGGAGAATTCAAGAATATTCAGTCACTTGATCTAGGTAATAATTCGTTTACGGGCTTGATTCCTGCCAATTTAGGAAACCTGTCATCTTTAACAACCTTGCGATTAGACAACAACAAATTGACCGGAGATTTTCCTCTGAGTTTCGGCCGGCTTTTCAGCTTACAAGTGCTTGTAATAGAGAATAACATGCTGGAAGGAATTGTCACTGAAAATCACTTTTCCAATCTAACAAATATCACAATCATTTCAGCTTCTGGAAATCAATTGATATTGGAAGTGAATCAAGATTGGGTTCCACCATTCCAGCTAAATACCATCTTTCTGAATTCATGGAATCTGGGTTCGCAAATCCCAGTATGGCTTCAAACTCAAAGAAACATTGGTGGGCTGGACCTATCGAATACTGGAATATCCGGGGAGATTCCCACATGGTTCTGGAACTTATCTACCATAGATTATCTAAATCTTTCTCACAATGAATTGCATGGTCGGCTTCCAGATGTAATGAGTCCAGGTTGGATTTACTTGAGTTCCAACAAATTTAGCGGTCCATTACCGATGATAACATATGGTGTGAAAGAACTGGATCTGTCAAACAACTCGTTTTCAGGGGGAATTTCTCATGTTTTATGCAACGTAAGTACTGAATATACATATTCTTTGTCTATTCTTCATCTTGGGGGAAATCAACTTTCTGAAGAAATCCCGGACTGCTGGATGAATTGGCCATCGTTAGAAGTCATAAATCTGGGGAACAACAATATGTCTGGAACCATTCCAAGATCTTTGGGGATGCTTGCGAAATTATTGTCATTAAACTTATTCAATAACTTTTTATCAGGGCCGATCCCTTCTGCTCTGCAGAATTGTTCAATGCTGATAAAGATCGATCTTTCAGGAAACGATATTTCTGGAAAATTTCCAGGTTGGATTGGTACAGTTCTTTCCAGGTTGAGGATTCTGATCATGCACTCAAATTCATTCACCGGTGAAATTCCTCCCGAAATCTGTAAGCTAAACTTTCTTCATATTCTTGACATGGCTAACAACAAGTTTTCTGGTTCTATACCGAATTGTCTCAATAACATGGCAGCCATGAGTTCAGAAACCAAGCTGATGAATTTCAGCGGTGATATTACCTACTACTCGTATTTCTTGGGCATTTTTATGGAGAGCGCATCGGTGACAACAAAAGGGCAAGAACTTGAATATGACACCATTCTTTCACAATTCAGCAGCATCGATTTTTCAAACAACAAACTCTCTGGAGAGATTCCTACAGAAATCACCAACCTTGCTGGATTGAGATCATTAAATCTATCAAGAAACGCCTTAAGTGGAACGATCCCAGAAAATATTGGTAACATGAGAGTGCTGGAATCTCTTGACCTCTCAAGAAATCACATTTCTGGTGAAATGCCAATCAGCTTTTCTAGCCTGACGTTTCTGAGTTATTTGAATCTGTCTTACAATAACTTGACAGGGCGAATTCCCCTCGGTGCTCAACTCCAGAGCTTGACAGAATTCTCTTTTACAGGGAATGAGCTCTGTGGCCCTCCACTGGAAAATACTTGTGCCATCGTTGGTAAAACCCCTAGTCCAGGAACTGAAGAACATTATCCAGTTCCAGAACACGACGTGGACTGGTTTTATGTATTCATGGCTTTAGGTTTTGCGACGGGCTTCGGGGGCTTCTGTACAACATTTCTCTATAAGAAGACTTggagaaatgcatacttcaagtTTTTGGATGAAAAAATTTTCAACAAGCTTGGTATTTCTTGATCTTTCTGCTTGGTGGTGTAGTTGTGCCAGGGTCGAAAGTGGGTCAAGCATTTTATGTAAAAATTGTGTCGTGttcttaattaactatttaGCCGTCCTTGTTATCGGATAATGTGATCCCCctaaatttcgaatttattgATAGTTAGTGtataattttcgaaatattctttAGATTAAGATTTAGATTTCGGATATCACCCAAGATCACGGATAGATCACGATTCTAGATGAAGATTTGATTCAAGTTCAAACGTGCGGATAATACACGATCAAGATAGCAggcaacccctataaataggagggccttGGAACTCAAAAATCATACCTACTAACTCAGCATATTTTCGAGTTTCTTTCTCCCTAGTCTCCCTAGGATTTTCGGGAGCTTGCTCTCTTAGTGTGCCGAGTAGCGAAGCGCTGTTGCAGTCCAACCACCGAagtaggaatttcgaaaattccagtGCAAGAAACCCCCTTTCTTTCACGTTTTTTTTCAGCAagatctaaggtaagtgggctgttttaagTGGTTAAATTTTCGGTTTATGCATGTGttcgttttttttttgaaaattcggtCGAGCACCGCCGTTCTGTCTCTACGTTTTAAATTTTGGTTTTCGTGTTGGCACTGTGATGATTCCCTGAAAATGagtggaattccaacatatgacccttcacggtgggatagaactattttatggcctcgcctcattagaggattaaaacatagagactgatatcagtaaaccatagtaGGTGGAAAAATTGCAGTGCTGTTATGTTATGAATATGATGTTACGTTACGAAAAGTATGAGATATTTATGTGTTGTTCTCGAAAATggagtaaatatttttttatgttgtgctcgatacgcccccacttgctgagtatttcccaagatactcaccccttactctccCCTTCCCAGAATTATCCGAAGAACAGGTTGAGGATGAGGAGTCCGAAatgttttggggatggtgattcACAAGATGTATTAGTAGCCATGTTTtgttatttcgaatttttcGTAGTTTCTGTTCCTTGTAGACGTTTCCGCATTATTTTTTTTCAGTTGTAAAGACATTGgtaatttttgagatttatgaaataaactggtttcgatgtatactgtgctacgaggctggttgtttttcgatcgtgtgattgatgaacaacaccgatgtcgactaaccccgaTCGCGGGGCGTGACAGCCTTCACATCACCACTATGTAAAAGTCCAACAATTTGCCCTAATTCATGCAGTCCTACTGTCTGAATGTCAATCTGTCTCAACACAACTCCATCTACCCATTTCTCATCCGCATCGAAATGAAGTCGTCCATCTATTGGTGCAAAAGCATGCGCCAGAATGACACCCGTCCCATCAAAATTTGCCCCATCTCCGTGATTCTTGTACTGGAAACTGTTGGAATGCATGCATAGGACTGCTGAACGTGTCTAAGTTTTATTGAGTCAAGGTTGTTCCTCATTCTTAGGAGTTAGTTGTGGTGTGGTGTGGTGTTCATGTTATGTTTTTCATGGCTGTTTTATTTAGGACCAGTTTGTTAGAGGTTTGTTATTTTTTAAGCTTTAAATTGTAATGCTTCATGTTGAAAAAAGTGTGAGTTCTGATTTCCTTTTAGTCTGTAGCAATTTATTTCAATTTTCTCTTCtttctcattttaaaattaccaacaatttggtatcagagctttctTCTTAAGGGACCTGTGTGTGAGTTTGAGCATTTATGGAGACCAAATCTAGTTTTCTTCAGTTGCTCCACCGGTGTTTGATGAAGATAACTATCAGACCTGGGCAGTGCACATGGAGACATACCTGGGAGCTTTGGATCTCTGGGAAGCAGTGGAAGAAGACTATGACATTCCTCTTCTCCCGGACAATCCCACCGTGGCACAAATTAAAGCACAGAAGGAGAAGAAGACAAATAATTCCAAGGAAAAAGCCTGCCTTTTTGCTGCAGTTTCCTCCATGATCTTCACTCGTCTCATGTCATTGAAAACGGAAAAGGAGATCTGGGATTATCTCAAAACTGAGTATGAAGGAGATGAAATAATTCGAGGGATGCAGGTGCTGAACCTAGTTCGTGACTTTGAGATAGATGAAGGACACAGAAACCATAAAGGAATATTCTGACAGACTACTCAACATAGCAAATCGTGTCAAGTTATTGGGTTCTTCTCTTGAAGATTCAAGGATTGTTGAGAAAATCCTTGTAACAGTGCCTGAAAGATTTGAGGCTACCATCACTACCTTAGAAAACACGAAGTATTTGTCAAAGATTGCTCTGGCAGAACTCCCAAGTGCTTTGCAAGCAGAAGAGCAGAGGCGTGTAATGAGGTAAGAAGGAGCCTTCGGAGGAGATCTACCATTCAAGCATCAAGATGATGAAAAGAATAGGAGGCCTGTAAGTGAACAAAGCTCTACACCTGGGAACAGAAGCAAAATTGGAAATAAAATATCAGTAATAAAGAAATATTACCCTCCATGTCAATATTGTGTCAAGAAAGGTCACCCTCCTTTCAAGTGCTGGAGAAGACCAGATGCAAAGTGCAGCAAGTGCAATCAAATGGGACATTAAGATGTCATTTGCAAGAATAAAAATCAGCAGCAAGAAGATGAAACACAAGTGGCAGATCAAGAAGAAGAAGACCAGCTTTTCGTTGCAACTTGTTTCACGAGTCATGAAACAAGTGAAAACTGGCTCATTGATAGTGGCTTCACTAATCATATTACACATGACAAGGAGTTGTTCAAAGAATTGAAGAGCACCGAGTCCAAGAAGGTCAGAATTGGGAACGGTGAATATATTGCAGTAAAAGGAAAAGGCACCGTAGCCATTGCAAGCTGTTCAGGAACCAAGTTGATCACCGATGTTCTCTATGTACCAGATATTGATCAAAACTTGCTCAGTGTTGGTCAATTAATAGATAAAGGATTCAAAGTGATGTTCATGGAGAAGGCATGTGTGATAGAGGATGATACATGCCAAAATATGTTTGAAGTTAAGATGGCAGGGAGGAGCTTTTCACTCAATCCAATGCAGGATGAGCAATTAACTTTTCTAACAAAAGAAAGCCTCTTATGTTGTGGCACAAGAGGCTCGGGCACTATCACCACCAAGGGCTACTGCAGATGAAGTCCAAAAAGATGGCAATTGATCTTCCAGAATTTGATGATCACATATCAACCTGTAAGGCTTGTCAATTTGAAAAGCAAAACAAAAAGCCATTTCCCAAGTCAGCATGGAGAGCCATCTATAAGCTGCAATTAGTCCACACAAATGTTTCTGGACCTCAGGGAACTCCCTCATTAGCAGGTAGTCGATATTATGTTGCTTTTATTGATGATTTCACTAGAATGTGTTGGATTTGTTTCTTAAAATTCAAATCATAAGTGTCTGGAGTATTCTTGAAGTTCAAGAAGATTGTGAAAAATCAAAGTGGCAACCAAATTCAAATATTGAGGACTGATAAGGCAAGGAGTATACCTCATAAAATTTCAATCCATTTTGTGAAGAAGCTGGCATTGAGCATCAGTTAACAGCCCCATACACTCCGCAACAAAATGGAGTTAGTGACAGGAAAAACAAATACACCTTAGAAATGACTAGATGTATGTTGCATGAAAAGAATATACCCAAAcagttttgggcagaggcagctCATACTGCAGTTTTCTTGCAAAATAGACTGCCAACAAAAGCAGTAAGGATCAGACACTTTCTGAGGCTTGGTATGGTCATAAACCATCTCTAAGTTTTCTCAAAGTATTTGGTTGTTTGTGCTTCACTCATGTTCCATAAATCAAGAGAGACAAGTTAGACAAAAGAGCAATTCCAGGCATCTTTATCGGCTATAGAACTGTTGCAAAAGCTTATAAAATTTTCCAACCGCAAACTGAGAAAATTTTTATAAGCAGAGATGTTCATTTCGTGGAAAATGAAGAGTGGAACTGGGATAAGGCAAAGAAGAATGGCCAAACTGTAGCAGATATGCAGCttaagtttcatgtttcaagcacggatgaaaatgaaaattggCAGAATGAAATGGTAGATGATGCTCCTGTAAGAGGTACTAGATCAATCACTGACATTTATGCAAGGTGCAATATAGACATGTGTGAACCGGCAAATTTTGAATCAGCAATGAAAGGCAAGAATTGGATGGCTGCAATGAAGGAAGAGTTGTCCATGATTGAGAAAAACAAAACATGGGAGTTGGTTATGGACACCAAAATAGGAAGGTGATTGGAGTCAAGTGGGTGTACAGAACCAAGCTTAATGTTGATAGTGTTGTGTATTTTCTGCTTGCAAGCGCACGtttgtcaagttttaatatacGGAAGTAAAGTATcgttcccacgaggagtgtgtatgtaaaaatatatcagtgcttataattaaaatagtcacgactttatctagaaaattcaataaaaggttCGGTTTGCCGAAAAtgaattaatttcaaataaatattaatttaatcaCCGAACCGAGAAAATATCaatgagaaaatatctagatgaGTGATTTCACTAagtgtggggccccgggtccgacatTAATaccaataattataattgtaacaacCAAACGATTTAGTAAAACACATAATCTGTTGTTCACAACCCGAAATAAAAATCGTCAAAATAAATTAAGGGTTTcgaatgtttgaaatataagttttaacatgccaaaataacTAGTGAGccaaaataattcaaacatcatcaaataactcctaagacccgagaatctcattctaactcgtatctcctcgcctagAGCTGGagtctggcatcccaagcctcgcttcacctaccgtcaagcacatgaaaacaagaggtagccgacgtgccgatgagtataaacccagtatgatacaaccaataacatatgagaattaacatgacaaatagttcatataaaattcataaagatgcaatgcATGATAAGAAGTTGtaggctatcaataaatctcaagatcaagtgaatcatctggtcataggatACCAAAgggaagagaatcccccagcaacatccaccgactcatccacTCAGGGTGGGGTTCTGTGTTCTACAATTCCAAGaatatggtgcgcctatagagagtgttcaggccatagctgcgacctccgcatacactatgccaactcaactatacctcatacgtccaacaaatcaataaatcaaggcgacctccgtcatatcaaatctgaatcgaacAGTGGCTCATATGCAATgtatgatgcaaatcaatattaTCATCTCGATATCATATTAAACTCATCTCaagacaacaatcatcatcaaatcacaagtaattcattgatccatagaattttcaatttaaaataaaaatgatatttttacctcgtatgttatcgaccataacatacctttcaaatattacaaaAAAGAGATCAAAAGAtgtagttgagaagtcttgaacccctAAAGTCTACCCAGTtgttcataatctgaaacatacaaCATAATTCCCACAAATTTTGCGTCAATACATTTATGGCACATTTTAGTATTTTGAGCATAACTTCCTCGATATCCAATAGAATCAAGCAAATTTGGTATCATTTCGAAGATAAGACAATTTTTTATAACTTTCATTTGAATATCAATCCAGAATCCCAACCAATAAATTCCATAACTCGAATAAACAGAAGGCATGTACACAATTCTGCACTAACTCGGAGTTCCAAACCAGGTTTggtaaaaatcatgtatatcTTTCAATTCTTCCTGGAATTGAGTGATTCAAGAACCAAATCGAATCCAACTTAATGATCTACAAGTTTATGAAGACCCTTACTCCAAAATCCAAACACAACTATCACATATACACAAAATACAGAAGGTGTAAAAATTGTTCTTTGCACATAAAAAAGAAATCATTCTCATATcgtttttaaattcaaaccaactcaaatacaacatcttcaacatcttaatatctcaaacataaactcaaatatcaatttcaaatttcaacatatttccaaacttgaataaaatTGGGAAATACTTACATCATCTTGAAGCATGTGATGAGAGGATTACAAATCTACCTTCACTTCATATTTTTCTTGAACGAATCACCCGTAAAATGAGGAATAAGTTCAAAAATGGAGAGGAGATGGATGAGGGTTTGCGTGAAGGAGGAGGAAAATGATTGGTGGAGGTGAAGGTGGGCTAACATATTGATTTTTTGCATCTGTAGCGCCTCAGCGCCACTTTTCAGCGCCAAAATCCCACAGCTATAGGCGCTATAttctagcgcctaggcgctactatTCAAGCGCCCGTAGTGCTTGAACAGTAACTTGTGAACAGTaatttattctttttttaaaaaatttggggATTACACTAAGTTTCCATGATAAAGATTCCCGGTCGAATTTATACtcataaattcaaattatttgatggccaagaacacttaagtattttattccccctttccaagtgacgaataaaatgtatcattcaaacttcgattcaaacaTTCTTAATAAGAATCTaggtttaaatgataaatgcaaacgatATTCTTACCTaggcctcgctaaagttatacgctttccgaacaatataaacattcaaagatgtgtttctaatgatctataatcctagtctcTCTCCCAAGTTGTAAAATCAATCagacaacaaacaatttatggctAGTAAATTTcagttgaataaaaataaataaacacaattAAATCAAAACGTAATTCAATCATATAGAAAACCGAGTCAAATTATCGTAACCACAAAGCTACATCATCCTCTAGACgggaaaattagttcataacaaaatctaaacaaaaacaaaacatgttCAAAGATTTAGACATCGCAACATGAGAAATTAAAGAAGTGAAAGATTAGATGACAAATCAAAAGTGGCGTCTCTGTCCTCAGATTCGTCGTTCTTTGTCTTCGTGATTGATCTTTGCGCTCTGATTCTTCGTCTC
The Primulina tabacum isolate GXHZ01 chromosome 9, ASM2559414v2, whole genome shotgun sequence DNA segment above includes these coding regions:
- the LOC142555215 gene encoding receptor-like protein EIX1 isoform X2, whose amino-acid sequence is MRHSKKAVEIFFFAVLFLSALKLSYCQRNMTELCIEKEKQSLLRFKKSFTDPSNMLSSWDTEHDCCKWKKIVCDSSKGHVLELKLQSPDRNSRLGGKIDPSLRNLKFLRFLDISQNNFDGTDIPDFFGSLVSLEYLNISSCGFQGTIPSLRNLSNLRGLGLSQMLDVDDLQWLSNLTHLEYLDLTYVNMSKIHDWLDIVNKLPSLIELHLSGCNLDHFSPIDRPNFSSLVLLDLSDNNFKSLAPDWIFSLSELESLQLQQNMFEGPIPNATHGLSKLRFLDLSRNKFNSTVPDWIFSCSNLEFLSLNNNFLFGAISNEIENLRSLRSLHLNVNMLSGRIPMEVGKFCNLQNLDLSFNNFEGNISEVFGESMSECFIASLEVLTVRANRLSGLLAEQLGEFKNIQSLDLASGNQLILEVNQDWVPPFQLNTIFLNSWNLGSQIPVWLQTQRNIGGLDLSNTGISGEIPTWFWNLSTIDYLNLSHNELHGRLPDVMSPGWIYLSSNKFSGPLPMITYGVKELDLSNNSFSGGISHVLCNVSTEYTYSLSILHLGGNQLSEEIPDCWMNWPSLEVINLGNNNMSGTIPRSLGMLAKLLSLNLFNNFLSGPIPSALQNCSMLIKIDLSGNDISGKFPGWIGTVLSRLRILIMHSNSFTGEIPPEICKLNFLHILDMANNKFSGSIPNCLNNMAAMSSETKLMNFSGDITYYSYFLGIFMESASVTTKGQELEYDTILSQFSSIDFSNNKLSGEIPTEITNLAGLRSLNLSRNALSGTIPENIGNMRVLESLDLSRNHISGEMPISFSSLTFLSYLNLSYNNLTGRIPLGAQLQSLTEFSFTGNELCGPPLENTCAIVGKTPSPGTEEHYPVPEHDVDWFYVFMALGFATGFGGFCTTFLYKKTWRNAYFKFLDEKIFNKLGIS
- the LOC142555215 gene encoding receptor-like protein EIX1 isoform X1, which translates into the protein MRHSKKAVEIFFFAVLFLSALKLSYCQRNMTELCIEKEKQSLLRFKKSFTDPSNMLSSWDTEHDCCKWKKIVCDSSKGHVLELKLQSPDRNSRLGGKIDPSLRNLKFLRFLDISQNNFDGTDIPDFFGSLVSLEYLNISSCGFQGTIPSLRNLSNLRGLGLSQMLDVDDLQWLSNLTHLEYLDLTYVNMSKIHDWLDIVNKLPSLIELHLSGCNLDHFSPIDRPNFSSLVLLDLSDNNFKSLAPDWIFSLSELESLQLQQNMFEGPIPNATHGLSKLRFLDLSRNKFNSTVPDWIFSCSNLEFLSLNNNFLFGAISNEIENLRSLRSLHLNVNMLSGRIPMEVGKFCNLQNLDLSFNNFEGNISEVFGESMSECFIASLEVLTVRANRLSGLLAEQLGEFKNIQSLDLGNNSFTGLIPANLGNLSSLTTLRLDNNKLTGDFPLSFGRLFSLQVLVIENNMLEGIVTENHFSNLTNITIISASGNQLILEVNQDWVPPFQLNTIFLNSWNLGSQIPVWLQTQRNIGGLDLSNTGISGEIPTWFWNLSTIDYLNLSHNELHGRLPDVMSPGWIYLSSNKFSGPLPMITYGVKELDLSNNSFSGGISHVLCNVSTEYTYSLSILHLGGNQLSEEIPDCWMNWPSLEVINLGNNNMSGTIPRSLGMLAKLLSLNLFNNFLSGPIPSALQNCSMLIKIDLSGNDISGKFPGWIGTVLSRLRILIMHSNSFTGEIPPEICKLNFLHILDMANNKFSGSIPNCLNNMAAMSSETKLMNFSGDITYYSYFLGIFMESASVTTKGQELEYDTILSQFSSIDFSNNKLSGEIPTEITNLAGLRSLNLSRNALSGTIPENIGNMRVLESLDLSRNHISGEMPISFSSLTFLSYLNLSYNNLTGRIPLGAQLQSLTEFSFTGNELCGPPLENTCAIVGKTPSPGTEEHYPVPEHDVDWFYVFMALGFATGFGGFCTTFLYKKTWRNAYFKFLDEKIFNKLGIS